The Haloplanus sp. CK5-1 genome segment GGTGTTCGAAATGAAAGCCGAGTGTGGTAAATACTTTGTGTTCAAATCATGCGTGTGTCAGACGGTGCCAATGGGCGTCTCAGCCCGATTCCGGGGCGATTCGTGAACTGGTATATGCCTTGTGTGTAGGCGGGTCGCGACGGCGGGGCGTGGCACTCGGATCGAGGGGGACGGGAGGGAGCGAGGAGAGTCGGCGACCCCGCGCGAATCGGCGGGCGACCCCGCTGGTCGGTTCGGTGAATTCCACCGACGGCGGAAGGCTACAACGGCCGTTTGAGCCTACGGTGTGTCTATTATCCCATCGGGCGTAGGGTCGGTCGCGTGGTCCCCCGACCACGCTTCGGCCCTCCACTTCGTGCTGGTGTGTCCCGACGAGCGATCAGCCGACGCGAAACCGGTCGAGGACGTCGCCGTCCGGGGTTCGAAGCACACCGACGAGCCCCACGTCGGCGTCGGCGTCCGCGTTCGCGTCGAACGGGGTGACCCCGGCCGGTCGGTCGTCGCCCCCCGGCGTCCACAGTTCGGCGTGGCCCGGGCGGTTCCCCCGCGGGTCGGCGTAGCTCCCCGGATTCAGGAGCACCGGACCCGTCTCGGGGGCGTCGACCGACGGACGGTGGGTGTGGCCGGTGACGACGAGGGCCGCGCCGCGCTGTCGGCCGAAGAGGGAGCGGGCGGTCGCGCCGCCGCGCTCCGTGTGCGTGACCGCGATCCGAACGCCGGCGTAGGTCGTGGTGGCGGCCGAGGGGAGTCGCTCCCGGACGGCGGCGGTGTCGGCGTTGCCGTGGACGGCGACCAGTCGGTCGGCGCGTTCCCGGAAACCGTCGAGGACCGAGGGCGTCGTGAAGTCGCCGGCGTGGATCGCGAGGTCGGCGGCGGCGAGGGCCTCGCGGGTCCGACCGGTCAGTCGGGGGTCGTCGGTGCCGTGCGTGTCGGAGCAGACGACGAGCATGCGGGAGCGTCGAGGCGGGCGGGCAACTCGGTTGCGGTCCGTACCGAGGACGGACCGCGGTCGGACACGCGACGTCGCACGGAGCGAGGTATCACTCCAGCGATCCGAGGGCCGTCTCGACACGGTCGACCGCCGTCTCCACGTCCGATCGGTCGACGTCCAGATGCGTACAGAACCGGACGGT includes the following:
- a CDS encoding metallophosphoesterase → MLVVCSDTHGTDDPRLTGRTREALAAADLAIHAGDFTTPSVLDGFRERADRLVAVHGNADTAAVRERLPSAATTTYAGVRIAVTHTERGGATARSLFGRQRGAALVVTGHTHRPSVDAPETGPVLLNPGSYADPRGNRPGHAELWTPGGDDRPAGVTPFDANADADADVGLVGVLRTPDGDVLDRFRVG